From Solanum lycopersicum chromosome 4, SLM_r2.1:
aaatcatcaaaactacaaataacattttccgcctttttgatgatgacaaacaacgATCAAGAATCTTCTCCAACTTTGTTCCCCCATTTTTATATTCCCCCTCACTGTACATTTCACTTCACTGAATTATCATTTAGCTACACACAGTTTTagttcccccttttggcatcataaaaaagatatgcagTAAACCAGTGAGTTCAACATAAACACTAAACAAGATCAAAGCTATCAAGCAATCAATCAGTAATTGAAATGCATGCACTAAAGAAGATAATTAGAATAGCAAAGGAATAAATTAACCAGCACgctataataacataaatacattaaaaacaaaatgaatatcCTTCAACATATTAATAAgccacacaaaaaaattgacaCAGGGAGGGTTGTTCAATAGGCTAGGAAGAGGGGGGGAGGATGAGACAGGGACTGGATAACAAGAGTGAGTCGTGCATTGGCAGCATCATTGTCCTTGATGGCCTTTTCTTGCAGGGCAGTTATTTTCGCCTTCAACTCAGCATTCTCTTTCTCCAAAGCTTGAACCACTGAAGAACCAGGTCCCTCACTCTGTGCAGTAAGCAGTTTTGCTTTGAGTATAGCAATCTCTGCCTCTCTACCACTTAACCACACAACAAGCTCCTCAACCTCGTGCTTAAGCTGATCTTGATTATCAATAAGTTGGGTCATCTTGCTCTTAGGATAGCCTCTTCCTTCAATGCATTCACACTCAACCAAGGTACTTTCGGAGATAGTCTGCTTAACTGTCCCCATTTTTCCCACactgagaggaatttgaaaatgctTGAATACCTCCGTGAGAAAGTATCCATAACCCATTCCATGAACACCTTTTCTCTCAATTACAGTTTTGTGGATATTCTCAAGCATTAGAACAGGGAGGTTCAGAGCCTCGAAGTTGCACAACATCTCCATCACAAACAAATCAGCAGCAGTTGCTACTGTCCTCTTTTCAGTGCGAGGAAGGAGAACTTTGTTGATGAACTCAAAGACCAACTGGTACTTACtcttcatgattttcttataaatccCAGCAACCTTGGTTGTGGGTGTCTTAGAAATCAGAGCAGCAAACTCAAAAGAGCAAGTTCTGCCCAGTACAGACTGGGTCCCCTCTCTAGGCACCCTGAGAATTTTGCTCAACACACCCTCATCTAAACATACAACAATGTTATTTACTCGAGTGAGGATGCTCCCATCGTCCttgaattgaatattatagTAAACTTCGTGCACTTCTTCTTCATGGAGGATGGGGGATTTCCTGTTGAATAAGTGTAACCAAGATTGGATCTCTACCATATCGTGAAGAGAGTCCATGCCAGGAAGAGTTATGATCCCCATATCAAAAATTCTTCCTGCCAAGACAGCTTGGTTTCTCAGGCTGTCAACCACCTCCTGCATGTTGACACTCTCAACTTTCCTGGCTTGGGAACCAGGTCTCTGTGAccgctttctctttttctcagaTCTCTTCCCTTTTGACTTTGTTTTTTCAACCTTCTCTGTATcctttccctttttcttctctgacctctttttcttattttgcttTTCCACTTCTTCTTCAGACAACTCAACCACATTAGCTTCaggtattttaaaatttgataccttgaagGTTCTTGCACTTCTAACTGCAGCAGTAGAACGTGCACTCGCCTTCAAGGCATCAGCCATCAATTTTTGAGCAGCAGACCTAGTAATAAGTCGTATCCTAGGGGCCTCCTCTACAACCTTCTCTTTTCCATTTCAAGATTTCTccccttctcttctctcaacctttCATTTTAAAGGTTCCTCCTCGCTTGTAGAGTCagagaaagatgaagaagagtACCTTCCTATATCAGGGGTCTTATCAAAGATAGGTTGAGTGGGTCTTACCTCTTCCCTTTCCAAGACTTCAGTATGCTCTGCCCTTGCTTCTTCCCACATCATGACCAAGCTTTCAATCACCAGCTCTTCACTCGCTGCCAATATGTTGGACTCAGAAGCCTTATGCTTGGGTAGATCCCCTTCAAACATATTGTCAGGCAACATGTCGTGAAACGGACCAGGTTCGGTAGGCAGGACATAACTGTTTAGATCTATGGTGAAAAGGGGTTATCAGGGGTGTCTTGTTGAGAACTGGAAGGGGGAGAAAGTCTGGCTTGTGTAGTGGTCGGAGAATAGAAGGCAAGAGGATCTATTTTACTGAGAGCATTCAACATCTGTTTGGAAGAAGATGAGGGGGAAGACATGATTTTCACACTAGAGAATAGTTTCTTTGAACGGtgaattgaaaaagaagaagacaaaattTGCCTTTTGAAATTTTGCTAAAAACCCTTCGTGAACAGGAAGAAGAAGTTGAGAAATAGATGAGAGTTTCAAAAAGAAGTAAGGGTttttaaagaaagagaaaaggtgCCAGGTCCGTAATTGGATGCGTCATTTGAGAGAGAAACGATGGGACAAACGGTCAGAGTAACCGATGACTGACATGTGGCATTATCAACGGTCATATTTTCAGtttcaaattaatgtataaatgcTAACCTGGACAGGCACCAGGTATCATAGTACAGTTAAATTTTATTCCTCAGTTGTTCTAGTTGCTTCCCTTGCCAAGCAAGTCCTTACTGAGAGTATACCTACAAAAGGTACAAAAATGATCTTtgttcaatatttaaatattcacacaaaggatacctgcactgcaattttagccatcaaGGGAGTTCAACTGTTGGAAGCTAAGAGCATCACTTGGAGAGTAACATGCCCAACTTCAACcgatttctctcaaattgatccttgctgagagccttggtgaagataTCTGCAATTTGCTCCTCCGTTGGACAATGTAAGcacaatatttcccttctcaATATTATCCCTCAAAAAAttatgtctaacatcaatatgctttgttctcttatggtggactggattctttctCATACTAACAGCACTAGTATTGTCACACATAAGAGGAATTGCTTTGATGTGAATCCCAAAATCTTCCAAGTGTTGTCTGATCCACAGCAACTGATAACAACAAGCTGCAGCAGCTACATATTCAGCTTCAGCATTTGAAAGAGCCATAGAGTTCTGCTTCTTGGTACCCCAAGAGGTaagtgatgatccaaggaaatgagtCATTCCAGAGGTACTCttcctgtcaacttgataaccagcaaaatcagcatctgcaaaaccAACCAGATCAAAAGCGTCACCTGCAGGATAGAACAGAACCAGGTCCCCtattttcttcaagtatctgaGAATACGTTTTGCAGCCTTTAAgtgtgaa
This genomic window contains:
- the LOC138348113 gene encoding secreted RxLR effector protein 161-like; the encoded protein is MCARFQACPRDSHLKAAKRILRYLKKIGDLVLFYPAGDAFDLVGFADADFAGYQVDRKSTSGMTHFLGSSLTSWGTKKQNSMALSNAEAEYVAAAACCYQLLWIRQHLEDFGIHIKAIPLMCDNTSAVSMRKNPVHHKRTKHIDVRHNFLRDNIEKGNIVLTLSNGGANCRYLHQGSQQGSI